A region from the Variovorax sp. RKNM96 genome encodes:
- a CDS encoding NAD(P)/FAD-dependent oxidoreductase — MTPGPFTTTDPDVVVIGGGPSGSTVAALLADKGHDVVLIEKAQHPRFHIGESLLPMNMPLFDRLGVRTEVEAIGIKKHGAEFVSPWHDHTSHFDFGQAMDKSFPYAVHVRRSEFDELLFRHAGKRGARTFEGQRVTGVDMDAGKGTPDNRPLVKIKADDGTETQWRPRFVIDASGRDTLLSNQFDAKQRNRKHASAALYGHFANAERRPGRFEGNISLFWFDHGWFWYIPLKDGTVSVGAVASPAYFKRRQGASLEEFLMETIALAPKLAARLANATLMEGATATGNYAYDSKFCRGDRFMMVGDAYAFVDPMFSSGVYLAMNSGFEAATAADHWLKGEAKEAEKAFRHYEKVMKRGPKMFSWFIYRITSPAIRRLFMAPRNVWRMQEALLSILAGDLFRDTPIGPRFWGFKVTYYVSCVGILPQAIKTWAWRRRNLKESLEAAKT; from the coding sequence ATGACACCCGGACCTTTCACCACCACCGACCCCGACGTCGTGGTCATCGGCGGCGGACCTTCGGGCTCGACCGTGGCCGCGCTGCTCGCGGACAAGGGCCACGACGTGGTCCTGATCGAGAAGGCGCAGCATCCGCGCTTTCACATCGGCGAATCGCTGCTGCCGATGAACATGCCGCTGTTCGACCGGCTGGGCGTGCGCACCGAGGTCGAGGCCATCGGCATCAAGAAGCACGGCGCCGAGTTCGTCTCGCCCTGGCACGACCACACGAGCCATTTCGACTTCGGCCAGGCGATGGACAAGAGCTTTCCGTACGCGGTGCACGTGCGCCGCTCGGAATTCGACGAACTGCTGTTCCGCCACGCCGGCAAGCGCGGCGCGCGCACCTTCGAGGGCCAGCGCGTCACAGGTGTGGACATGGACGCCGGCAAGGGAACCCCCGACAACCGCCCGCTGGTGAAGATCAAGGCCGACGACGGCACCGAGACCCAGTGGCGCCCGCGCTTCGTGATCGACGCGAGCGGGCGCGACACGCTGCTGTCGAACCAGTTCGATGCCAAGCAGCGCAACCGCAAGCACGCGAGCGCGGCGCTCTACGGACACTTCGCCAATGCCGAACGCCGCCCGGGCCGTTTCGAGGGCAACATCTCGCTCTTCTGGTTCGACCACGGCTGGTTCTGGTACATCCCTCTGAAGGACGGCACCGTGAGCGTCGGCGCCGTGGCCTCGCCCGCGTACTTCAAGCGGCGCCAGGGCGCATCGCTCGAAGAGTTCCTGATGGAAACCATCGCGCTCGCCCCCAAGCTGGCCGCGCGCCTTGCGAACGCCACGCTGATGGAAGGCGCCACCGCCACCGGCAACTACGCCTACGACTCCAAGTTCTGCCGCGGCGACCGTTTCATGATGGTGGGCGACGCCTACGCCTTCGTCGACCCGATGTTCTCCTCGGGCGTGTACCTGGCGATGAACAGCGGCTTCGAGGCCGCGACCGCGGCCGACCACTGGCTCAAGGGCGAGGCGAAGGAGGCCGAAAAGGCCTTCCGCCACTACGAGAAGGTCATGAAGCGTGGTCCGAAGATGTTCTCGTGGTTCATCTACCGCATCACCTCGCCGGCGATCCGCCGGCTCTTCATGGCACCGCGCAACGTCTGGCGCATGCAGGAGGCGCTGTTGTCGATCCTGGCCGGCGACCTGTTCCGCGACACGCCCATCGGCCCGCGCTTCTGGGGCTTCAAGGTGACGTACTACGTCTCGTGCGTCGGCATCCTGCCGCAGGCCATCAAGACCTGGGCATGGCGCCGGCGCAACCTCAAGGAGTCTCTCGAGGCTGCAAAGACCTGA
- a CDS encoding 2-hydroxy-3-oxopropionate reductase produces the protein MTTSPQKIGFIGLGIMGAPMAGHLLDAGHQLFVNTQGNTPEPFISKAKICASAAEVARQADIIFIMVPDTPDVEKVLFGEPGTHGVAEGLKDSRGKIVVDCSSIDPIATKAFAKRIVALGCGYIDAPVSGGEVGAKAASLTIMCGGDEGTFERVKPLLDKMGKNVTLVGGVGDGQVCKVANQIIVALNIAAVGEALLFASKAGADPAKVRQALMGGFASSRILEVHGERMIKRTFAPGFRIALHQKDLNLALQSARSLGVALPQTAGAAQLMNACAALGHGQSDHSALVKALEALAQHTVTPD, from the coding sequence ATGACGACAAGCCCCCAGAAAATCGGATTCATCGGCCTCGGCATCATGGGCGCGCCCATGGCGGGCCACCTGCTCGACGCGGGCCACCAGCTCTTCGTGAACACGCAGGGCAACACGCCCGAGCCCTTCATCTCGAAGGCGAAGATCTGCGCCTCGGCGGCCGAAGTGGCGCGCCAGGCCGACATCATCTTCATCATGGTGCCGGACACGCCCGACGTGGAGAAGGTGCTCTTCGGCGAGCCAGGCACGCACGGCGTGGCCGAGGGCCTGAAGGACTCGCGCGGCAAGATCGTGGTGGACTGCAGCTCCATCGACCCGATCGCCACCAAGGCCTTCGCCAAGCGCATCGTGGCGCTGGGCTGCGGCTACATCGACGCACCGGTCTCCGGCGGCGAAGTGGGCGCCAAGGCTGCGAGCCTCACGATCATGTGCGGCGGCGACGAAGGCACCTTCGAGCGCGTGAAGCCGCTGCTCGACAAGATGGGCAAGAACGTCACGCTGGTGGGCGGCGTGGGCGACGGCCAGGTCTGCAAGGTGGCCAACCAGATCATCGTGGCGCTGAACATCGCGGCGGTGGGCGAAGCGCTGCTGTTCGCCTCGAAGGCGGGCGCCGATCCGGCAAAGGTGCGCCAGGCGCTGATGGGCGGCTTCGCAAGCTCGCGCATTCTCGAAGTGCATGGCGAACGGATGATCAAGCGCACCTTCGCGCCGGGCTTCCGCATCGCGCTGCACCAGAAGGACCTGAACCTGGCGCTGCAGAGCGCCCGTTCGCTGGGCGTGGCGCTGCCGCAGACGGCGGGTGCGGCGCAGCTGATGAACGCCTGCGCGGCGCTCGGCCATGGGCAGTCGGATCACTCGGCGCTGGTCAAGGCGCTTGAAGCGCTCGCCCAGCACACCGTGACGCCGGACTGA
- the hyi gene encoding hydroxypyruvate isomerase has protein sequence MPKFAANLTMLFTELPFMQRFEAAAKAGFKGVEYLFPYPFEKKELAAALRTNGLQQVLHNLPAGDWDKGERGIACLTDRTGEFAEGIGMAIDYATALGCPQVNCLIGKVPEGADINVVNRTVIDNLRLAARELEAAGIRMLIEPINTFDIPGFYLNRTDKALALIEAVGSPNLKVQYDIYHAQRMEGELGNTLTKHLAQIGHIQLADNPGRGEPGTGEINYPWLFKHIDAIGYDGWIGCEYKPRSDTVNGLGWREALTQ, from the coding sequence ATGCCCAAGTTCGCAGCCAACCTCACGATGCTCTTCACCGAGCTGCCGTTCATGCAACGCTTCGAAGCCGCCGCCAAGGCGGGCTTCAAGGGAGTGGAATACCTCTTCCCCTACCCCTTCGAGAAAAAGGAACTCGCCGCGGCGCTCCGCACCAACGGCCTGCAGCAGGTGCTGCACAACCTGCCGGCCGGCGACTGGGACAAGGGCGAGCGCGGCATCGCCTGCCTGACCGACCGCACGGGCGAATTCGCCGAAGGCATCGGCATGGCGATCGACTATGCGACCGCACTCGGCTGCCCGCAGGTCAACTGCCTGATCGGCAAGGTGCCCGAGGGCGCCGACATCAATGTGGTGAACCGCACGGTGATCGACAACCTGCGCCTGGCCGCGCGGGAGCTCGAAGCAGCCGGCATCCGCATGCTGATCGAGCCGATCAACACCTTCGACATTCCGGGCTTCTACCTGAACCGCACCGACAAGGCGCTCGCGCTGATCGAGGCGGTGGGCTCGCCCAACCTGAAGGTGCAGTACGACATCTACCACGCACAGCGCATGGAAGGCGAGCTGGGCAACACGCTCACCAAGCACCTCGCGCAGATCGGCCACATCCAGCTGGCCGACAACCCCGGTCGCGGCGAGCCGGGCACGGGCGAGATCAACTATCCGTGGCTCTTCAAGCACATCGATGCGATCGGCTACGACGGCTGGATCGGCTGCGAATACAAGCCCCGCAGCGACACGGTGAATGGCCTCGGCTGGCGCGAAGCGCTCACGCAATAA